Part of the Desulfolutivibrio sulfoxidireducens genome is shown below.
CGTCGCCGGCCATATCGTTTTGGGCGTGGTCGCCGGCCACGGCCATCAGCGGGATGAGATAGGCGGATTTCATGGCGTGTTTCTTGAGTTCGGCGGCCACATCGTCGAGGCTGGGGGTGCCTTCCACGGTGCCCACGTAGGTGTTCGGGTCGAGTTTGGAGAGGTAGTATTGCAGGCCGGGGTAGTAGATGTTGCCGGGATGGTGGGTGCCGTGGCCCATGAACACGACGGCCTGGGTGGGTTTGCGTTCGGCAGGTACGGTTTTCATAAAGGCGGCGGCGACCTCGGGCATATCTTTGGGCGAGGACATGAGCGGCTCGCTCAGGGCGATGGCGTCAAAGCCCTTGGGCATGCCGTCGAAGGCGGCCACGGTGCGGGCCAGTCCGGAATATTCCTCGCCGGGGATGACCAGGGTGGTCAGCACGGCCACCTTGGTGACGCCGTCCTCCATCATGGTGGCCAGGGCCTTGGCCGGCGAGTCCAGGCGCTGGCCGGACTCGGCCAGTTTGGCGCGGATGATGTTCGAGGAATAGGCGCGGCGCACCTCGCATTTGGGATAGGCGGCCTTGACCTTGTTTTCGAGGCTTTGCAGGGCGGCCTCGGCCTCGGGGACGCTGGTGCCGAAAAAGGCCAGCAGGATGCCGGTTTTTTCCGGGCGCTGTTTTTCGCCGTGGGCCTGGGCCAGGGCCGGAAGCAGCAGGGCCAGGAGCAGGGCGAGACAGACGGGAAGGGAAGTGTGGCGCGCGATGCGGATGCGGGACATGACGACCTCCAGCTTTGAAAGGGGATGGGTGGAGGCTCGCGGGCCGGAAACGAAAAATCCCTTCCACGCGAGAACACGTGGAAGGGAGCCCGTATTCGTTCCCGTCCATGCCGTCGGCAAAATTCCTCGTTGCCGTCGGGGCGATGCCGTGTCCCGGGCAGGTCTTCCGGCTCGTCCCGCCGGCCCCGGCCTTCCCGGGTGGTGAACCCAGTGGCGCGCGGGGGGGCCGGCTTGTGTGGGACTGACGGCGGCGGGACCGCTCCCGATTCGCACGGGATTCCCTATCAAGCTCAGGCTGAGCACCCAGGACACGGCTGGCAGTTAGTCCGGGCGGGCCAGGGTGTCAAGGAGAGCCGGGATCGCGGCCACGGGTTCCGGGGCCGTTCGCCAAAGCGGTGGCGGGCGTCAGGGCGCGTCCTTGGGCGCGGCCTTGGGATGCGGCACGATGACGCCGCGTTCCTTGAGGATCTTGTAGTCCCGGATTTTGGTGAACAGGGTGGGGACATTCATGGATTCGAGGGTTTGCAGCAGGGTCTGGACCATGCGCTGATCCGAACGTTCCTCCATGACCACGATGGCCACTTCCTTGGCCATGATGGTTTCCTCCACCACGTCCCAGGGACCGAGGAAGGTGCGGCCGTTCTCCAGGCGGTACTGGGTCTGGCCCACGAAGATGACGCCGGAGTGGGCCGGGGAGGCGGCCAGACAGAGGAGCAGGGCGGCGATGAGGCCAAGGGGCGGGAGCCGGGCACACCGCGCAAGCGGGGCGTGCGGGACGCCCGGGCCGGGATGGGCGGCAGAGGCCGGAAACGGGCGTTTTTGCGGCATGGGGAATCTCCGTGTTCGGGATTTTCAGGGCAGGCCCAGGCGGGACGCGGCGCGATGTGCGGCCAACCCGTGGACATGTCGGTGAAAACAGTATAAAGATGAAACCTCATTTCCCGCAAGACAAGGAGGAGGCGCCATGCAACTCGATTTTTCCGGTCTGATCGTCCTGTTCGGTTTTCTCTCGGTCCTGGTGGCGGCCCTGACCATCAAGTATCAGCAGGAAAACAAGCCCAAGGACATCGACTGGTAGGTCCGGGGACTTTTTTCGTCCCGGGGCGTCACGCGCGTCCGGGACCGGAACCACGTCCTTGTCCTGGCCTCGTCGCGCGGAGGAAGGGACGCGGTTTTCTTTTGCCCTTCGCCGGGTGGCCTACTTGCGCCGAAACTGCCGCTTATCCCCCACCCGCACGGTGATCTTTTCCTTGTCCATGTATTCCAGGTAGGGAATCGCGAACTTGCGCGACAGCCCGGCGATATCCTTGAAATTCGACGGGTCCATCTCCCTGGCCGTCTCGAAATACGCCGCCACCTTGGCCACCAGTTCCTTGAAGGCCGCCGCCGAACAGAACATGTCCTCCTTGATCCGGACCACAAGACCCTGGTCCATGAGCACCTTGTAGACCGGTTGGGCCTCCTTGAAGGTCAGGTTCAACGACTCCAGCACGTCCTTGAGGTTCGGCGGGGTCAGGCCGCCCGTGTCGTAAATCCCAAGCAGCGTGTCCCGCAATTTGGCCTGGTCCGAGGCCATGGACACCTTGTGCTCCGGCAGGCGCAACATCTCCTGTTCGGCCGCCAGTTTTCCGGTCTTGAGCAGCCGCTCCAGAAGGAAATGGAAAAGCTTGGGAGAAAGGCCCCGGCCGAACCCCGAGGCCATCTCGCCCCGGGTCACGCCCTGCTTGAGGGGTTCGCGCTTGTGAAAGGCGGCCACGGCCGCGAGAAGCTCGTCCATGAGCCGGTTGACGACCGAGGCGGCCACGAAGGTGCGGCCCTCTTTTCCCTCGCGGTCCACCAGGGCCGCGCCGCCCGTGTCGCACAGCCGTTTAAGCGCCTTGTCCAGCTCCCGCGACTCCAGGTCGCTTAAGACCATGAGCCGGGCGAAGCTTAGGCCCTCGGCCCCGGCCAGCTCCAGTTGCACCGGGATGACCTCGTCCCGGGCGGCCCCGGCCAGCCGGCGAAGCGGCTCCAGGCCGGGCTCGGCAAAGCGTTTGACCTTGCGCCCCAAGGGGCTCACGATGCGGCCGCCGGCCACGGTGCGTAGCGGCGAATAGGCCCGCACCACGCACCGGTCCCCGAACACCCCGGCCATGGGCTCGGCGAAGCGCACCTGGCAGATGGCGGTCTCGCCGGGTTCGAGCTTCTCCCGGTCCAGCAGGAAGATGCGGGCCAGGGTCTCCCTGGTGCCGTGGTGGAAGTGGATCTCCGTGCGGTGCTTGATGGAGCGGGGGCACGAGGCCAGACAGGTCAGCTCCACATCCCACACCAGACTCGGAAAGAGCGTGCCCGGCAGGGCCAGGACCTCGCCGCGTTCCAAATCGTCCACCTCCAGGCCCGGCAGGTTTACGGCCGTGCGCCGGCCGGCCGGGGAGACCTGCACCGGCTGGCCATGGGACTGGAGGTTGCGGATCTTGGAGGTGGTGCCCTTGGGATAGGCCACCACGTCGTCGCCGACCTTGAAGCTGCCGGCGATGAGCGTGCCCGTGACCACGGTGCCGTAGCCTTTGAGCGTGAACACCCGGTCGATGGGCAGTCTGGCCAAATCCGAGCGGCGGCGGGGCTGGTAGGTGTCCACCAGCTCGGACAGGGCGGACTTGAGCGCGTCCAGGCCCTGGCCGGTGTGGGCCGAGACCGGGAAGATGGGCGCGTCGGCCAGAAAGGTCGTGGACAGGTAGCCGGCCACGTCCTCCTTGACCATCTCCAGCCATTCCTCGTCCACCATGTCGATCTTGGTCAGGGCCACAAGGCCGGTCTTTATGCCCAAAAGGGTGCAGATTTCCAGATGTTCCCGGGTCTGGGGCATGATGCCCTCGTCCGCGGCGATGACCAGGGTCACGAAGTCGATGCCCGCAGCCCCGGCGACCATGTTTTTCACGAACCGCTCATGGCCGGGCACGTCGATGATGCCCAGCCGTCGGTCCCCGGGCAGGTCCATGAAGGCGAACCCGAGCTCGATGGTGATGCCGCGCTTTTTTTCCTCGACCAGACGGTCGCAGTCGATGCCCGTCAGGGCCTTTATCAGCGTGGTCTTGCCGTGGTCGATGTGCCCGGCGGTACCCATGATGACCGGCATACTTCACTCCACTTTGCAAGGAATCTTGCTTTGATCTTGATATTTCGGATGACCGACCAGCCTGAGAAAACGGCGAAAGGAACGAGAGTTTTTCGCCATTTCCATGATGTCGGCTTTCTCGGCTAGTTGCAGTGGATCACGGCCTTTGTGATACTGTGTACCCCTGCCCATGATCGTGTTGATATGCCTTTGCGCATTTGTGATATTGTCTGCTTTGTTCGGAACTATCGAACTCTCAAAAGACTTGGTCGGTTGAAACCGTCTCGGGATTTTACGGAAAGCGCCAGGATCAGCGATCAACCAGTTCTCAAAAGTGTATTTTTTTACGACAACAAGAGTTTCAGATGGGTATTTGCCATGAAGTTCCCGTTCGATTTGTTTGGAAAATGTCGTCGGGCATTGTGCCTTGTCTTCCAAGTCGATGAGAATTATAATTCGATCAACTTTTCCAAGATAAAGTTGTATTTTTCCTTCGATCTTTTTTGAGATTTGCGCCGGAGTGGCCTTGGGTTGCATGTCCACATAAATAGGGTCGGAAATTGTCACCCCGGGAATTGTAATCTTCCTGCATAGAACTTTCTGCGCTTGAGATTCTGCGGTTCCATCGACCAGAACGCCAATTTTCATTGGACGCCCCCCGGAATAGCCTGGGGGACAAGGCCGCTGTCAAGGAATGCGGAAAGTGTGTATTTACCTTGTTCCCATTCTCTTTTGATGTCAGGGTTTAAGGTTGTAAGGTTTTTAATTTTCGTTTCGCCGTTTACTTTGAATACAATCCACGCCTCATCTGGGCTAATTTTGTCGATAACAACTGGAGAGTGGGTTGTGATGATAATTGTTTTTTGTTTGCTTGAATCGCGAAGTAAATTAACTACGACGTTAATTATCCAGGGATGAATTGAGTTCTCAATTTCTTCAATTGCAAGAATTTTGTTTCTTGGGTCAGTAATAGCAATAAATATAGCAAGTGCTTGAAGTGTTCCGTCTGATACTTCTTCAGATGACCATGGGCGATCTGCATTGGCAGTTTTAAAGAAAAGGCTAAGTCGTTTGGTATGCGTGTAGTCAATTATTATGTCTTCTATGTCAGGTAGTATGTCCTGCATGCTATTGATGATCAATGTCCACTTTTCTTTGTAGTTGCTTTTAATCCAGTCTACTACAGATGGGAGCCCTTCACCAAGCAATCCAAGCCTTGGGTTGACGCTTGGTGTTCCAGAAGATCTGCATGATTGAAATGAAAAACGAAAGGTAGAGATCGATGCAAGCTCACGGAACCCAAATATATTCGAAATTAGTGGGTCAGAAATAAAGAGGAGTTGATCATGAAATGCGTATGAAAGGTGGCCTTTGTTTGAAAATAAATCTTTAAAAAAATCTTGGGCTTCTTTTCCGTCTATTATGTCAGGATTAAAGTATGTGTTTAAAATTGATTTTGTTCTTTTGATTGAGAAGATTGGTTCAAAAACGTCAACTGTGTTGTTTTTGCCATGCTCGTAGATAAGCATTTCTTCACTTAAAATTTCAAACTGTGATTTTATTTTTGCACCTTTTGATTTGAACGAAAACATGTGCGCTAAGCGAAAATTATTTATGCTTGACTTTAAGTATGGAGCGAATGACGCTTGTTTGCGCTTGATGACGAATTCAATCAAAAAAAATATCGGTGCTTTCGTTCTGCGTGTTCTGCGGAATGCGATGTTTTCATATCCGCCTTTTATTGATATTGCATTAGAAAGGCCATGATTGTAGATTTGGCCTAAGAAATCTAACGCATCAATAAAATTTGATTTTCCAGAAGCATTAGGGCCAATGAGAACTGACAGGCTAGACGGTTTTATGTCTACGCCCTTCAAAGACTTGTAGTTGTCGATGGCAATTCTCATGAGCTTCATATGATTCTCGTTGGGTTAAATATAATGGCGATAACCTCACTCAAGCGTACTCTTTCTTGCTCACTCTGTGGAGCCATCCTGCTCAAAATGTCAGTGAGGCGCCATGATTGCCAGATTGTTCACTATCAATATCAAGCAGACGAATTGTCACCGTGCCTATATCCCGGAACTTGCCATAGGAATGGGTAGTATACCACGCGCAAGTGGGTTAACTCTGCAAAAAGGCCTTGTAGGCCAGCATGGTGGCGTACAGGTCGGCCACGCTGGTCAGCTCGAAGGGGCTGTGCATGGACAGAACCGGCGGCCCGAAGTCGATCACGTCCATGCCGTACACGGCTAAAAACTTGGCCACCGTGCCGCCGCCGCCGTGGTCCACCTTGCCCAGTTCCGCCATCTGCCACGGCACATTGGCCCTGGCCAAAAGCCCCCGCAGCCAGGCCACGTATTCCGGATGCGCGTCGTTGGCACCGACCTTTCCCCGGTGCCCCGTGAACTTGCAAAAGCACGGGCCGTAGCCCAGAAGCGCGGCGTTGAGCTTCTCGTGCAAATCCTGATAGTCCGGGTCCATGGCCGCGTGCACGTCGGCCGAAAGCGCCTTGGACTTCTCGTACACCCGGCGCGGCTTGGCCTTGGGCTCCCAGGCCGCGATCACGTCCTCCAGGCAGTATTCGAAAAAGTGCGATTTGGCCCCGGTGGAGCCTTCCGAACCGATCTCCTCCTTGTCCCAGAAAAGCGCCACCTGGGCGTGCTCGGGCCTCGGCGCGGCCAGAAGCGCCCGAAGCGCCGTATACACGCAGATGCGGTCGTCCTGGCCGTAGCCGCCCACGATGCCGCTATCCAGACCCACGCGCCTGGCCGGGCCGGCCGGCACGGCCTGAAGCTCGGCGCTGTAGAGGTCCTCCTCGGCAATGCCGTAACGGGCGTGGAGCAGCTCCAGGACCTTGCGCTTGACCAGAGTGTTCCCGTTCTTCTTTTCCGTCTTCTTGTCCGCGGCCGGGGCATGCCCCAGGATGATATTGAGCTTCTCGGCCTCGAAGGCGTCGGACAGCTTCTTTTCCACCTGCTTGTAGGCCAGATGCGGCAGGAGGTCGGAGATGGCGAACACCGGATCGGCCGGGTCCTCGCCGATGCACACCGGCATCACGGTCCCGTCCGTCTTGACCACCACCCCGTGCAGGGCCAGGGGCCGGGCCAGCCACTGGTGCTTGCGGATGCCGCCGTAATAATGCGTCTTGGCCTGGGCCACGGCGCATTCCTGGTACAGCGGGCGCTGCTTGAAATCCAGGCGCGGCGAATCCGCATGGGCACCGATCAGCCGGAATCCCGCCGACAGGGGCAGTTTTCCCTTCCTGGCCGCGAACAGCGTCTTGCCCCGGGCTACCCGAAAAACAGCCTCCCCCTTGAAATCGCCGGTCAGGCTTTCCACGAATCCGGCCGCCCGTAACTGTCCTCGTACGAACTCCACGGTCTCGCGCTCGGTCTTGCAGCGGCTCAAAAATTCCACATATTCCTGGGCCAAATTCTCCATGGCCGTTTTCGATTTCTTGTCTCCGTACACGTCCCAGCAGTTCTTGGTCTCAAACTCCAGCTCGATCATGTGGTCTCCTTTTTGAACCCGGGAGGAATCGGGAGGGGAACCCCTTTTTGAAAAAAGGGGTTCCCTTTCAAAATTCATGACAAAGCCCCGAGCGGGGCTTTGCGCCGCCGACGGCGGCAGAGCCGCCGGGCGGAAAGACACGAAAATCGTTCACTGACGGCGCGGCGAAGCCGCGACCTGTTCACGATTTTCGAAGTCGTCGACGTTGTCGACGACTTCGAGAGGAGGTTCCCTCCTCTCGATTCCTCCCCTCCCGAAAAACTTTATCCGGCCCTGGCCGCGACGGCAACACCCGGGCTGAGCGGGTGGGACGGATTTCCCCTCGGCAGCTTCGCTCCGGGGGGGAATTCGTTCCGCGTCATCGTTCTCCCGACGCACGGAGCGAAGCATGTGCCGGGTCCAGGGGGCGCTGCCCCCTGGTGGTGGAGGGGTGTGGGGAGGAGGCGAAGCCTCCTCCCCACGTCCTACGCCAGCGCCTGGGCCAGGGCCTTGGCCGCCAGCGTCAGTTCGTCGTCGGCCAAGGTGCGCGGGTCCAGGCACAGGGTATCGTCCTCGATGCGGGCCACCAGGGGCGGGTCGGTGGCCAGCAGGCGTTCGCGCAGGCAGGCGGCGGAGATATCGGGGTTCGCGGGGGTAACGGCCACCAGGGTGGTGGGCAGATCCTGTTCGGGAAACGCCCCGCCCCCCACCCGGGACGTTCCGGGCCGGACGGTCGCGGTCAGAAGCCCCGGGCCGGTCCTGGCGATGACGCCGGCCAGGCGGCGGGCCTTTTTGCGCAGGGTTTCGGGGGCTTGGGCGATGAGCGCGATGGTCGGAACCTTTACGGCGGCCTGGGCCGGGTCCAGGTACAGGCGAAGGGTGGCCTCCAGGGCGGCCAGGGTCATCTTGTCGATGCGCAGGGCCCGGTTCAGGGGGTTTTTCTTGATGCGGTCGATATAGGCCTTTTTGCCCACGATGATGCCGGCCTGGGGGCCGCCCAGGACCTTGTCGCCGCTGAAGCTGACCACGTCCGCGCCGTCGGCCACCACGCGCTGCACCGTGGGTTCCTGGCCAAGTCCCAGGCCGGCGAAGTCGAAGAGGTTGCCCGAGCCCAGGTCCTCGATGACCGGCAGGTTGTACCGGGTTCCGATCTCCTTGAGTTCCTTGAGGGGCACTTCCTTGGTGAAGCCGATGATCCGGAAGTTGGAGGTGTGGACCTTGAGCAGGGCGGCGGTCTGGTCGGTGATGGCGTTTTCGTAGTCGCGGCGGTGGGTGCGGTTGGTGGCCCCGACTTCCTTGAGGATGGCCCCGCTTTTGGCCATGACCTCGGGGATGCGGAAGGAGCCGCCGATCTCCACGAGTTGGCCCCTTGAGACGATGACCTCGCGGCCCCTGGCCAGGGTGTCCAGGACGAGGAGCACGGCGGCGGCGTTGTTGTTGACCACCAGGGCGGCCTCGGCCCCGGTCAGGGTTTTCAGGATGTCCTCGACGTGGGCGTAGCGGCTGCCGCGTTCGCCGGTTTTCAGGTCGAATTCGAGGTTGGAATAGCGTCCGGCGGCCTCGGCCACGGCGGCCACGGCGGCCTCGGCCAGGAGCGAGCGGCCCAGGTTGGTGTGCACCACCACGCCTGTGGCGTTTATGACCCGGCGGAAGTGGGGCCGGGTATGGACGGCGACGAAGGCCGTCAGGCGCGGGAACAGGGCCTCCAGGGCCAGGGCGGTCTCGTCGGTATGGACGCCGGAGCGGATCTCTTCGCGCACCAGATCCAGGAAGCGCTCCGCGGCCTGGCGCACCAGCGGCCGGGGCAGGGCGTCGTAGGGCGTGCGGGCGGTCAGGCGGTCGAGGACGGCGTCCATGGACGGCAGGCTGCGAAAGAGATTGGTCATGGCATGATCCCGGTGTGCGTTCCTGGAGGGTTGGTGGGGCGTTTGGCGCGAGGCGTGCAATAGCGCACAACGGCGCTTAAGGCAATTTTGGCGGCGATTTGGGCGGTGGGACGCGTTGCCGGCCGGGGCGCGAAGGGGTATGGGGGGCAGAGAGGAAAACGGATGATGGCGATGATGGCGATGACGGACCCGATGCCGGACGCGGGCGCGCAAACGGGCGTACCCTGTTCCACGGCCTGCCCGGCGGCCGCCGCGCGGGGCCGCGCCTGGCCCTGCGGGCTTTGGCGCGCGGCGTATCTCACTGTGGCGGCGGTGCTGTGGGTCGGTATGGGCCTCGGCCCGACGTCGCCCACGGCCTGGGCCAGCGGCCCGAAGATGTCCACCGCGCCGGTTGCGGCCAAGGAGATACGCGGGATTTCGGTGACGGGCGAGGGCGCGGGGGTTGCGGCGGCCATGCGCGAGAGCAGGCGGGGCCGGCGGGCGTCGGCGGACGGCATGGCCAGGGGGGCGTCGGGGGGATCGACGGTGTCGCGGCGCTATCCGGAGTTGATCCAGTCCGGGCGGCTGATCGAGCTGGTGAACCGGTACAGCGGCAAGTACGGGGTGGACCCGAGGCTTGTGTATTCGCTGATCGAGCAGGAGTCGCGGTTCAACCGGCTGGCCGTGTCGCCCAAGGGGGCGCAGGGACTTATGCAGATCATGCCGGACACGCAGCGGTATCTGGGGCTTTCGGACCCCTTTGACGAGGAAAAGAACATCGACGCCGGCATCCGGTACCTGCGGGCCATGCTGGACCGTTTCCAGACCGAGGTCATGGCGTTGGCGGCGTACAATGCGGGGCCGGAGGCCGTGGCCAGGCACAATGGCGTGCCGCCCTACGACGAGACCAAGGATTATGTGCTCAAGGTCGTGGACCGCTATTTCTTTTTGCGTCTGAAGTATCCGTCCGGGAACATCGGGGAGATCGCCCAGGCGGAGGCGGGGTTGTAGGGGGGAGGAAATCCGGCCGTGCGAGGAGGGAACCCGAATCGGAAAAAGGGGAAACCTCTTGCCAAAGATACGGTGAATCGCTATGTATTGATTGCCGCCTCGCTACCACTATCAATTTGAGGCGGCTACGAAGAGGCCCTCCTACGCGAGGGCCTTTATTTTTAGCGAACCGCCCGGCATGGACTCGCGGTGAGGGGGGAGCGTGGACAGGGTCGCGGTCTTTGTTGATGCAGGCTATTTTTGTACAGGTGGCGCCACGGTGGTAGCCGGGACACGCGTAAGGCGTGCCGACGTTACACTGCATGTCGCAAATGCCATTGGATTGCTGAAGGCCAAGGCCGAGTCGTTGACAAATCTTCAGTTGCTCCGGATTTATTGGTACGATGGTGCCATTTCGCAAAATTTGACGACAGAGCAACAACTCATCGCGGCGGAAAACGATGTGAAATTGCGCCTTGGGACCGTCAATGGGTTTGGCGAACAAAAAGGAGTTGACTCGCGGATTGTGACCGACATGGCCGAACTTTCACGGCTGCGAGCGATATGTGATGCGGTCTTGGTTGCCGGAGATGAGGATATTCGACTGGGAGTCGAATTGGCGCAGCAGCAGGGGGTCAGGGTTCATTTGCTGGCAATCGAGGATTCCGGATGTTCCGCGAATTTGAAAAGAGAGTCCGACACGTTTTCGTGTCTCACCAGACAAGAAATGAATGTGGTAATGACCGTTGCAGCTTCTCAACGGTTGCATCTCGATATACAGGCACCGGGCGCTGCGGTGGAAACGTCTACGAGGGATTCCGAGGATGCGCCGGTTGTTGATTATAAAAGAATAATCGCTGAATACACGTCGACGCTTTCCACAGCGGAGCGTGCCGCATTCCGTGATGCCGTCCTGGCGAATAGGGATCAGATTCCATCTGAACATGACAGAAGATTGTTGGGCAGGGCGAGAGAATCCCTGACACGGAATCTGACGCCCCCAGAAAAAAAAGAACTACGGCAAG
Proteins encoded:
- a CDS encoding aminopeptidase — its product is MIELEFETKNCWDVYGDKKSKTAMENLAQEYVEFLSRCKTERETVEFVRGQLRAAGFVESLTGDFKGEAVFRVARGKTLFAARKGKLPLSAGFRLIGAHADSPRLDFKQRPLYQECAVAQAKTHYYGGIRKHQWLARPLALHGVVVKTDGTVMPVCIGEDPADPVFAISDLLPHLAYKQVEKKLSDAFEAEKLNIILGHAPAADKKTEKKNGNTLVKRKVLELLHARYGIAEEDLYSAELQAVPAGPARRVGLDSGIVGGYGQDDRICVYTALRALLAAPRPEHAQVALFWDKEEIGSEGSTGAKSHFFEYCLEDVIAAWEPKAKPRRVYEKSKALSADVHAAMDPDYQDLHEKLNAALLGYGPCFCKFTGHRGKVGANDAHPEYVAWLRGLLARANVPWQMAELGKVDHGGGGTVAKFLAVYGMDVIDFGPPVLSMHSPFELTSVADLYATMLAYKAFLQS
- a CDS encoding DUF4276 family protein gives rise to the protein MKIGVLVDGTAESQAQKVLCRKITIPGVTISDPIYVDMQPKATPAQISKKIEGKIQLYLGKVDRIIILIDLEDKAQCPTTFSKQIERELHGKYPSETLVVVKKYTFENWLIADPGAFRKIPRRFQPTKSFESSIVPNKADNITNAQRHINTIMGRGTQYHKGRDPLQLAEKADIMEMAKNSRSFRRFLRLVGHPKYQDQSKIPCKVE
- a CDS encoding NYN domain-containing protein translates to MDRVAVFVDAGYFCTGGATVVAGTRVRRADVTLHVANAIGLLKAKAESLTNLQLLRIYWYDGAISQNLTTEQQLIAAENDVKLRLGTVNGFGEQKGVDSRIVTDMAELSRLRAICDAVLVAGDEDIRLGVELAQQQGVRVHLLAIEDSGCSANLKRESDTFSCLTRQEMNVVMTVAASQRLHLDIQAPGAAVETSTRDSEDAPVVDYKRIIAEYTSTLSTAERAAFRDAVLANRDQIPSEHDRRLLGRARESLTRNLTPPEKKELRQAVKDILLA
- a CDS encoding lytic transglycosylase domain-containing protein; the encoded protein is MMAMTDPMPDAGAQTGVPCSTACPAAAARGRAWPCGLWRAAYLTVAAVLWVGMGLGPTSPTAWASGPKMSTAPVAAKEIRGISVTGEGAGVAAAMRESRRGRRASADGMARGASGGSTVSRRYPELIQSGRLIELVNRYSGKYGVDPRLVYSLIEQESRFNRLAVSPKGAQGLMQIMPDTQRYLGLSDPFDEEKNIDAGIRYLRAMLDRFQTEVMALAAYNAGPEAVARHNGVPPYDETKDYVLKVVDRYFFLRLKYPSGNIGEIAQAEAGL
- the selA gene encoding L-seryl-tRNA(Sec) selenium transferase, with amino-acid sequence MTNLFRSLPSMDAVLDRLTARTPYDALPRPLVRQAAERFLDLVREEIRSGVHTDETALALEALFPRLTAFVAVHTRPHFRRVINATGVVVHTNLGRSLLAEAAVAAVAEAAGRYSNLEFDLKTGERGSRYAHVEDILKTLTGAEAALVVNNNAAAVLLVLDTLARGREVIVSRGQLVEIGGSFRIPEVMAKSGAILKEVGATNRTHRRDYENAITDQTAALLKVHTSNFRIIGFTKEVPLKELKEIGTRYNLPVIEDLGSGNLFDFAGLGLGQEPTVQRVVADGADVVSFSGDKVLGGPQAGIIVGKKAYIDRIKKNPLNRALRIDKMTLAALEATLRLYLDPAQAAVKVPTIALIAQAPETLRKKARRLAGVIARTGPGLLTATVRPGTSRVGGGAFPEQDLPTTLVAVTPANPDISAACLRERLLATDPPLVARIEDDTLCLDPRTLADDELTLAAKALAQALA
- a CDS encoding sirohydrochlorin cobaltochelatase, translating into MSRIRIARHTSLPVCLALLLALLLPALAQAHGEKQRPEKTGILLAFFGTSVPEAEAALQSLENKVKAAYPKCEVRRAYSSNIIRAKLAESGQRLDSPAKALATMMEDGVTKVAVLTTLVIPGEEYSGLARTVAAFDGMPKGFDAIALSEPLMSSPKDMPEVAAAFMKTVPAERKPTQAVVFMGHGTHHPGNIYYPGLQYYLSKLDPNTYVGTVEGTPSLDDVAAELKKHAMKSAYLIPLMAVAGDHAQNDMAGDEPDSWKSILTAQGVACIPVLRGMAGQDPIAAIYLKRLAETLNHLEK
- a CDS encoding AAA family ATPase, which gives rise to MKLMRIAIDNYKSLKGVDIKPSSLSVLIGPNASGKSNFIDALDFLGQIYNHGLSNAISIKGGYENIAFRRTRRTKAPIFFLIEFVIKRKQASFAPYLKSSINNFRLAHMFSFKSKGAKIKSQFEILSEEMLIYEHGKNNTVDVFEPIFSIKRTKSILNTYFNPDIIDGKEAQDFFKDLFSNKGHLSYAFHDQLLFISDPLISNIFGFRELASISTFRFSFQSCRSSGTPSVNPRLGLLGEGLPSVVDWIKSNYKEKWTLIINSMQDILPDIEDIIIDYTHTKRLSLFFKTANADRPWSSEEVSDGTLQALAIFIAITDPRNKILAIEEIENSIHPWIINVVVNLLRDSSKQKTIIITTHSPVVIDKISPDEAWIVFKVNGETKIKNLTTLNPDIKREWEQGKYTLSAFLDSGLVPQAIPGGVQ
- the selB gene encoding selenocysteine-specific translation elongation factor, translating into MPVIMGTAGHIDHGKTTLIKALTGIDCDRLVEEKKRGITIELGFAFMDLPGDRRLGIIDVPGHERFVKNMVAGAAGIDFVTLVIAADEGIMPQTREHLEICTLLGIKTGLVALTKIDMVDEEWLEMVKEDVAGYLSTTFLADAPIFPVSAHTGQGLDALKSALSELVDTYQPRRRSDLARLPIDRVFTLKGYGTVVTGTLIAGSFKVGDDVVAYPKGTTSKIRNLQSHGQPVQVSPAGRRTAVNLPGLEVDDLERGEVLALPGTLFPSLVWDVELTCLASCPRSIKHRTEIHFHHGTRETLARIFLLDREKLEPGETAICQVRFAEPMAGVFGDRCVVRAYSPLRTVAGGRIVSPLGRKVKRFAEPGLEPLRRLAGAARDEVIPVQLELAGAEGLSFARLMVLSDLESRELDKALKRLCDTGGAALVDREGKEGRTFVAASVVNRLMDELLAAVAAFHKREPLKQGVTRGEMASGFGRGLSPKLFHFLLERLLKTGKLAAEQEMLRLPEHKVSMASDQAKLRDTLLGIYDTGGLTPPNLKDVLESLNLTFKEAQPVYKVLMDQGLVVRIKEDMFCSAAAFKELVAKVAAYFETAREMDPSNFKDIAGLSRKFAIPYLEYMDKEKITVRVGDKRQFRRK